The Stomoxys calcitrans chromosome 3, idStoCalc2.1, whole genome shotgun sequence genome includes a region encoding these proteins:
- the LOC106089665 gene encoding uncharacterized protein LOC106089665: MACFQNDLNDFFKLDEKGDATICSSRSTPGRSTPGRSTPGRSTPSRSIAFTGRSRARRLGYISQRSVVGYNGHYEGDISMLGKKSLLALDTSNVEKSDNNIYYDAEIDAHKTNLNANECPRMEDKSARTLLPESQFWNLMTAYMPRFLPPQMMEKFTKFTDLVYGSPLNGFLCKICNLIRIIIVWIFHLLAVIGAKIGGVSLWIFRIHYACRRLLWSMTLTKYEDSLLFLLFLLCSPLVFSLAAVGFVLSLYASLKELLEDATARLRAAA; this comes from the exons atggcTTGTTTTCAAAacgatttaaatgatttttttaaattagatgAAAAAGGGGATGCCACTATTTGCAGCAGCCGTTCTACCCCCGGCCGCTCTACCCCCGGCCGCTCTACCCCCGGCCGCTCTACCCCCAGCCGCTCTATTGCATTCACTGGCCGTTCTCGAGCCCGTCGCTTGGGATATAT ATCTCAACGATCTGTTGTAGGCTATAATGGTCACTATGAGGGTGACATTAGCATGTTGGGTAAAAAGTCCTTGCTGGCATTGGATACTTCAAATGTGGAGAAAAGCGACAATAACATCTATTATGATGCCGAAATAGATGCCCATAAGACCAATTTAAATGCCAATGAGTGCCCAAGGATGGAGGACAAATCCGCCAGGACTCTTTTGCCAGAAAGTCAATTTTGGAATCTGATGACTGCCTATATGCCAAGATTTTTGCCTCCACAAATGATggaaaaatttaccaaatttacAGATCTAGTTTACGGAAGTCCTCTCAATGGTTTTCTTTGCAAGATTTGCAATTTAATTCGAATTATCATCGTTTGGATATTCCATTTGTTGGCTGTTATTGGTGCAAAAATCGGTGGCGTGTCATTGTGGATATTTCGTATCCATTATGCCTGCAGACGTCTCTTGTGGTCAATGACTTTGACAAAATATGAAGATTCGTTACTATTTCTTCTGTTTTTGTTGTGTAGCCCATTGGTATTCTCTCTGGCAGCTGTAGGCTTTGTTCTATCTCTATATGCCTCACTTAAGGAGTTACTGGAAGACGCTACAGCCAGACTACGAGCGGCTGCAtaa